The following proteins come from a genomic window of Flavobacteriales bacterium:
- a CDS encoding AAA family ATPase — MLALLASVVGYLAYNLHKLPESMWLLRILFWMAVPVILLLIYLYNLRPAMIRQRELRIRPTGDPTAEYFTTSPRTEADSALFNGKPEYEKILSWLMSAHEPVLMLTGQSGVGKSSLVDAYLAPELSKHSEPRIEVVRLRAGQDPLAELKGALSERLKAFGNDAGNLDALQLVSALESIAPAGHRTLIVLDQFEEFFLLQGAVANADPVSAGKPIVHQPMVEELRDFFRRLLVLRPTRLSILLSYREDHQPMVDALELPARTERLNWMPVYPMSLASTRAFINACPGLNVPKERMDKVIAEAARYEDSQGIRPIVSNILGLVLLRMVDHPTAWRRTDDLLRYYVESGLGKELRLDRAKVLRSLLSDFRTATPHAVRKLASSTRWSVRTLENQLELLGHHGLLRCLNPAEPEPGERKWQIAHDFLALQVDRVMPGIHQTTFRAIRPWLAPTALLIVILLTSFIANSPEDRAARSLREVGLMWDPERRTIESSSYAEENLSSEMIRERKGDLVLLDPQAMSVYSEVLVDLEWLQGLQSLRSLDILGCNELKDLSGLHWAPGIVELEISLNTGIEELGGLQHLHGLRFFSMAYCPKLNGIEELSGLTSLRTLSLASNDWLKDLNAIRGLDSLEQLRLGNCQQLTDFSGLQGFARLSRLDLKRCVRLKDLEALRGLTSLRALDISFCDSLVDLSALTALPAMDTLRLHGPWLFEMVDELPPLPQPRRIEIGACELPVGADTAGLRAKLPHMVVLPKPDR; from the coding sequence GTGCTCGCCCTGCTCGCCAGCGTGGTGGGCTACCTTGCGTACAACCTGCACAAGCTGCCGGAGAGCATGTGGCTGTTGCGCATCCTGTTCTGGATGGCCGTGCCGGTGATCCTGCTGCTGATCTACCTCTACAACCTGCGGCCTGCCATGATCAGGCAGCGCGAGCTGCGCATCCGTCCTACCGGCGACCCCACGGCGGAGTACTTCACGACGTCGCCACGGACGGAAGCGGATAGCGCGCTTTTCAATGGTAAACCGGAATACGAGAAGATTCTGAGCTGGCTGATGAGCGCGCATGAACCCGTCCTGATGCTCACTGGTCAATCGGGGGTTGGCAAGAGTTCGTTGGTCGATGCGTACTTGGCGCCTGAGCTGAGCAAACACTCCGAGCCGCGTATAGAGGTCGTCCGTTTGCGTGCAGGGCAGGATCCGCTTGCTGAGTTGAAGGGTGCCTTATCTGAACGGCTGAAGGCTTTCGGCAATGATGCCGGCAACCTGGATGCCCTTCAACTGGTGAGCGCCTTGGAAAGCATCGCACCTGCTGGACATCGCACGCTGATCGTGCTGGACCAATTCGAGGAGTTCTTCCTGTTGCAAGGCGCGGTCGCCAATGCGGATCCCGTGAGCGCGGGAAAACCGATCGTGCATCAGCCGATGGTTGAGGAACTCCGGGATTTTTTCCGCAGGCTGTTGGTACTGCGGCCAACGCGCCTTTCCATCCTGCTCTCCTATCGTGAAGACCACCAGCCAATGGTGGACGCACTTGAACTGCCCGCGCGGACCGAGCGGCTCAACTGGATGCCCGTGTACCCGATGTCACTTGCCAGCACGCGGGCCTTCATCAACGCCTGCCCCGGCCTCAATGTGCCGAAGGAGCGCATGGACAAGGTGATCGCAGAGGCCGCACGGTACGAGGATAGCCAGGGCATCCGGCCGATCGTGTCTAACATCCTCGGGCTCGTGCTGCTCCGTATGGTCGACCATCCTACGGCCTGGCGAAGGACCGACGATCTACTGCGCTATTACGTGGAGAGCGGATTGGGTAAGGAATTGCGGCTCGACCGGGCCAAAGTGCTCCGATCGCTGCTTTCTGATTTCAGGACCGCAACACCGCATGCCGTCAGGAAATTGGCGAGCTCGACGCGCTGGTCCGTACGCACCCTGGAGAACCAATTGGAACTACTCGGACACCATGGCCTGCTGCGCTGCCTGAATCCCGCCGAACCGGAGCCTGGCGAGCGCAAATGGCAGATCGCGCATGACTTCCTCGCCTTGCAGGTGGATCGCGTAATGCCCGGCATTCATCAAACGACCTTCCGTGCGATCCGCCCGTGGCTCGCTCCGACAGCCTTGCTCATCGTCATCCTGCTTACCTCATTCATCGCCAATAGCCCCGAAGACAGAGCCGCACGCTCGCTCCGTGAAGTCGGGCTGATGTGGGATCCGGAACGGCGGACGATCGAGTCATCAAGCTACGCCGAGGAGAACCTCTCATCGGAAATGATCCGTGAACGGAAAGGCGATCTGGTGCTCCTTGATCCGCAAGCGATGAGTGTCTACTCCGAGGTATTGGTCGATCTCGAATGGCTTCAGGGACTTCAATCGTTGCGATCCCTTGATATCCTTGGCTGCAATGAGCTGAAGGATCTTAGTGGATTGCATTGGGCACCCGGAATCGTGGAACTTGAGATATCTCTGAACACCGGTATCGAGGAACTGGGCGGGCTGCAACACCTCCACGGGCTCAGGTTCTTTTCTATGGCATATTGCCCAAAGCTCAACGGTATCGAAGAGTTGTCGGGCCTGACAAGCCTGCGAACGCTGAGCCTGGCGAGCAACGACTGGCTGAAGGACTTGAACGCGATACGCGGCTTGGATTCGCTGGAGCAACTTCGCCTGGGTAATTGCCAACAACTCACCGACTTCAGCGGGCTGCAAGGCTTTGCGCGGCTAAGTCGTCTGGACTTGAAGAGGTGCGTTCGGCTGAAGGACCTCGAAGCGCTGCGCGGGTTGACCTCACTCCGGGCGCTTGACATCTCCTTTTGCGACAGCCTTGTCGACCTGAGCGCGCTGACGGCACTACCTGCCATGGATACCTTGCGCTTGCATGGGCCGTGGTTGTTCGAGATGGTGGATGAACTACCACCATTACCCCAACCGCGACGGATAGAGATCGGTGCATGCGAATTACCCGTCGGTGCCGATACCGCAGGTCTTCGCGCGAAACTCCCCCATATGGTGGTGCTACCGAAACCGGATAGGTAG
- a CDS encoding TIGR03862 family flavoprotein: MERKRIAIIGGGPAGLIAADALAQHGEVHLYEQGKSVGRKFLVAGQGGFNLTNSAEGETLKAMYAPPGFLDEALASFGPAELRAWLQEMGIETYVGTSGRVFPVKGTKPIDVLQAIRDRLIARGVRFHLEHAFIGFDAEVRPIIEHAGSRSAVQADRVLFALGGASWSVTGSTGHWVAHFASLGLDIAPFRSSNCGINVQWPAHFIAAHAGKPLKNIRITAGDRSVLGEATITEHGLEGNAIYPIVPVVREALERGEEAFIRIDLKPNSTAEHLLHKLSGSTPADYPKALRLDRVQLAMVKAVTPKERFFSPTDLVQDSKHLRIAVTGLRPIEEAISTVGGIRPADLTPAFAIARYPQLHAIGEMVDWDAPTGGYLLQGCFAMGHHAAQCILAAR; this comes from the coding sequence ATGGAACGCAAACGCATCGCGATCATCGGGGGAGGACCTGCTGGCCTGATCGCAGCCGATGCGCTCGCCCAACATGGCGAGGTGCACCTCTATGAGCAAGGCAAGAGCGTAGGCCGCAAATTCCTCGTGGCCGGACAAGGCGGTTTCAACCTCACGAACAGTGCGGAGGGCGAAACGTTGAAGGCGATGTATGCGCCACCCGGTTTCCTGGATGAAGCCCTCGCATCCTTCGGGCCCGCGGAATTGCGCGCGTGGCTGCAGGAGATGGGCATCGAAACCTACGTGGGCACCAGTGGCCGTGTCTTCCCGGTGAAAGGGACCAAGCCCATCGATGTGCTGCAGGCCATCCGCGACCGGCTGATCGCGCGCGGGGTGCGATTCCACTTGGAACATGCCTTCATCGGCTTCGATGCCGAGGTGCGCCCGATCATCGAGCATGCGGGCAGTCGTTCAGCCGTGCAAGCGGATCGCGTGCTCTTCGCGTTGGGCGGCGCGTCATGGTCCGTCACCGGATCCACGGGCCATTGGGTCGCGCATTTCGCATCGCTCGGCCTGGACATCGCGCCGTTCCGCTCATCGAATTGCGGGATCAACGTGCAGTGGCCCGCGCACTTCATCGCCGCGCACGCCGGCAAGCCCTTGAAGAACATCCGCATCACGGCTGGCGACCGAAGCGTGCTTGGCGAGGCCACGATCACGGAGCACGGCCTCGAGGGCAACGCGATCTACCCGATCGTGCCGGTGGTGCGCGAAGCCTTGGAGCGCGGTGAGGAGGCCTTCATCCGCATCGACCTGAAACCGAACAGCACCGCCGAGCACCTGTTGCACAAGCTTTCCGGCAGCACACCAGCCGACTACCCGAAGGCCCTGCGCCTGGATCGCGTGCAGTTGGCCATGGTGAAGGCCGTTACGCCGAAGGAGCGCTTCTTCTCCCCCACCGATCTGGTGCAGGACAGCAAGCACTTGCGCATAGCGGTCACCGGTCTGCGACCGATTGAAGAAGCGATCTCGACCGTGGGGGGGATACGTCCGGCAGACCTCACGCCCGCGTTCGCAATAGCGCGCTACCCGCAGCTGCACGCCATCGGCGAAATGGTGGATTGGGACGCCCCCACCGGCGGCTACCTGCTGCAAGGCTGCTTCGCGATGGGGCACCATGCGGCGCAGTGCATCCTCGCCGCACGCTGA